From Pseudomonas sp. StFLB209, a single genomic window includes:
- a CDS encoding aspartate aminotransferase family protein produces the protein MTSACLMHTYQPLPLSFVRGLNTRVWDQDGREYLDAVAGVAVTNVGHAHPALVAAISEQAGLLLHTSNLYNIDWQQRLAQALTGLSGLERVFFNNSGAEANETALKLARLHGWHKGIEQPLVVVMDNAFHGRTLGTLAASDGPAVRLGFAGLPGDVLRIAFGDLAAFEQACASHGSRIAAVLLEPVQGEGGIRVAPAGYLKALHERCRQRDWLLMFDEIQSGIGRTGRWFAFQHEGIVPDVMTLAKGLGNGIPIGACLARGKAAGLFTPGSHGSTFGGNPLACRVGCTVLEIIERQQLVNNARLLGDYLIERLGQALNDNPKVVAIRGRGLMIGIELQQPIADLSLMAARHYGLLINVTRGRTIRLLPPLTLNHDEADTIVQALHSLLE, from the coding sequence ATGACCAGCGCTTGCCTGATGCACACCTACCAGCCATTACCTTTGAGCTTTGTGCGCGGCCTGAATACCCGCGTATGGGACCAGGACGGGCGCGAATACCTCGATGCAGTGGCCGGTGTGGCAGTGACTAATGTCGGCCATGCCCATCCGGCCCTGGTGGCGGCCATCAGCGAACAGGCCGGGTTACTGTTACACACCTCCAATCTGTACAACATTGACTGGCAGCAACGTCTGGCACAGGCGCTGACCGGGCTGTCGGGCCTTGAGCGGGTGTTTTTCAACAACTCCGGCGCCGAGGCCAACGAGACCGCACTCAAACTGGCCCGCTTGCATGGCTGGCACAAAGGCATTGAGCAGCCGCTGGTGGTGGTCATGGACAATGCGTTTCATGGCCGTACCCTGGGAACTCTGGCCGCCAGTGATGGCCCGGCGGTGCGGCTTGGGTTTGCCGGTTTGCCGGGTGATGTGCTGCGCATCGCGTTCGGCGACCTGGCAGCCTTCGAGCAGGCCTGTGCCAGCCATGGCTCGCGGATCGCGGCGGTGCTGCTTGAGCCGGTGCAGGGCGAGGGCGGGATTCGGGTCGCGCCGGCCGGCTATTTGAAGGCATTGCATGAGCGTTGCCGGCAGCGTGACTGGTTGTTGATGTTCGATGAAATCCAGAGCGGCATCGGCCGTACCGGGCGCTGGTTCGCCTTTCAGCATGAAGGTATCGTGCCGGATGTCATGACCCTGGCCAAAGGGCTGGGCAACGGCATACCGATTGGTGCTTGCCTGGCGCGCGGCAAAGCGGCAGGGCTGTTCACTCCTGGCAGTCATGGCAGCACGTTTGGCGGCAACCCGTTGGCCTGTCGGGTCGGCTGCACGGTGCTGGAGATCATCGAGCGGCAACAATTGGTCAATAATGCCCGGCTGCTGGGCGATTATCTGATAGAGCGTCTGGGGCAGGCGCTGAACGATAACCCCAAGGTCGTCGCGATTCGCGGTCGCGGGCTGATGATCGGCATTGAGTTGCAGCAACCGATTGCCGACCTGAGTCTGATGGCCGCCCGGCATTACGGGCTTCTGATCAATGTGACGCGCGGCCGGACCATCCGCTTGCTGCCGCCATTGACCCTCAATCACGACGAGGCGGATACGATTGTGCAGGCCCTGCACAGCCTGCTTGAGTAA